A window of the Phragmites australis chromosome 20, lpPhrAust1.1, whole genome shotgun sequence genome harbors these coding sequences:
- the LOC133902415 gene encoding protein DETOXIFICATION 27-like, which produces MESQSAVPLISELPLPEKRGGGKVPGRLAKEVWEESKKLWDVVGPAVFMRLVIYSMNIVSQAFVGHLGDRDLAAFSIANTVVDGLNFGFLFGMASALETLCGQAYGARQYPMLGIYLQRSWLILLAFAVLLAPTYVFSGQLLAALGQPTELAREAGLVSLYMLPSLFMYAILLPVITFLQCQLKNRVTAVATAVVFPVHVAATWLLVHYFGLGVLGAALAFNLSWVLYAVLQLAYALGGGCPETWSGFSASAFAFVDLKEFVKLSASSGVMVCLENWYYRILIFLTGYMKNAELAVDALSICMSLSGWEMMIHLGFLAGTGVRVANELGAANGQGARFAAFVSTTTSFFISLFFSLLTLIFHDKLAIIFSSSEAVIDAVDDISVLLALTILLNGVQPVLSGVAVGSGWQALVAYVNIGSYYLIGIPFGVLLGWPFHYGVYGVWVGMICGTTMQTLILAWITLRCDWSEEALKASNRIRQWGST; this is translated from the exons ATGGAGAGCCAGAGCGCCGTCCCGCTCATCTCGGAGCTCCCGCTGccggagaagaggggaggaggcaAGGTCCCGGGACGGCTGGCGAAGGAGGTATGGGAGGAGTCCAAGAAGCTGTGGGACGTCGTCGGCCCGGCCGTGTTCATGAGGCTGGTGATCTACAGCATGAACATCGTCAGCCAGGCCTTCGTCGGCCACCTCGGCGACCGCGACCTCGCCGCCTTCTCCATCGCCAACACCGTCGTCGACGGCCTCAACTTCGGCTTCTTG TTTGGTATGGCGAGTGCACTGGAGACGCTCTGCGGCCAAGCCTACGGTGCAAGGCAGTACCCCATGCTGGGCATCTACCTGCAGCGCTCGTGGCTCATTCTTCTGGCCTTCGCGGTGCTCCTTGCTCCGACATACGTCTTCAGCGGGCAACTGCTCGCCGCTTTGGGCCAACCCACCGAGCTAGCGCGTGAGGCAGGCTTGGTCAGCCTTTACATGCTCCCGTCGCTCTTCATGTATGCCATCCTCCTGCCAGTCATCACGTTCCTGCAATGCCAACTCAAGAACCGGGTCACCGCGGTAGCTACGGCGGTGGTGTTCCCAGTGCACGTAGCGGCGACCTGGCTGCTGGTGCACTATTTCGGGCTCGGCGTCTTGGGCGCGGCGTTGGCGTTCAACCTGTCCTGGGTGCTCTACGCAGTGTTACAGCTCGCGTACGCCCTCGGCGGCGGGTGCCCGGAGACGTGGAGTGGGTTCTCGGCGTCGGCGTTCGCGTTCGTGGACTTGAAGGAGTTTGTTAAGTTGTCCGCATCGTCGGGTGTCATGGTGTG cTTGGAGAATTGGTACTACCGGATATTGATTTTCCTCACGGGTTACATGAAGAACGCCGAACTTGCTGTGGATGCACTGTCTATCTG TATGAGTTTGTCAGGATGGGAGATGATGATTCATTTGGGATTCTTAGCAGGCACTGG GGTGAGGGTAGCTAATGAGCTCGGCGCGGCCAATGGACAAGGCGCAAGGTTTGCGGCGTTCGTGTCGACGACGACATCCTTTTTTATCAGCCTCTTCTTCAGTCTGCTGACATTGATTTTTCACGACAAACTCGCGATAATCTTCTCATCGAGTGAGGCTGTAATAGATGCCGTGGATGACATTTCCGTTCTTCTGGCCCTCACTATCCTCCTCAATGGAGTCCAACCTGTGCTCTCCG GAGTTGCTGTTGGTTCGGGTTGGCAAGCTCTGGTTGCTTACGTGAACATTGGAAGTTATTACTTGATCGGTATTCCTTTCGGTGTTCTGCTAGGATGGCCTTTCCACTATGGGGTCTAT GGAGTCTGGGTTGGAATGATTTGTGGCACAACCATGCAAACTCTAATTCTGGCGTGGATCACCCTGCGTTGTGATTGGAGTGAGGAG GCACTGAAAGCTAGTAACAGAATTCGGCAATGGGGTAGCACGTAG
- the LOC133902394 gene encoding purine permease 2-like, giving the protein MDVEARNDSPPARGKAMRRLLVALNCGMLALGATLGPLMSRLYYSKGGQLKWLSGWIQTGGWPLLLIPVAAAYLGRRARDREGPVLLTPPRILLAAAGLGVVTGADNFIYSYGLAYLPVSTSAILISTQLAFTVFFAFLIVRQRLTASSLNAVALLMVGAVLLGLHVSSDRPAGITRGQYWLGFFLTLGAAALYGLILPLVELAYKCAASGSRTVTYALVVEMQLVMGFFATAFCTIGMIVNKDFQVRAPRVAYLLLLY; this is encoded by the coding sequence ATGGACGTGGAAGCCCGCAATGACTCGCCCCCCGCCCGTGGCAAGGCGATGCGCCGCCTCCTGGTGGCGCTCAACTGCGGGATGCTCGCGCTCGGCGCCACGCTCGGGCCTCTCATGAGCCGCCTCTACTACAGCAAGGGCGGCCAGCTGAAGTGGCTCTCCGGGTGGATCCAGACCGGCGGCTGGCCGCTTCTGCTGATCCCCGTGGCGGCGGCGTACCTCGGCCGCCGCGCGCGCGACCGGGAGGGCCCAGTGTTGCTCACCCCGCCACGCATACTGCTGGCCGCCGCGGGGCTCGGCGTCGTCACGGGCGCCGACAACTTCATCTACTCCTACGGCCTCGCGTACCTTCCCGTGTCCACCTCCGCGATCCTCATCTCCACGCAGCTGGCCTTTACGGTGTTCTTCGCGTTCCTCATCGTGCGGCAGCGGCTGACGGCGTCCTCCCTGAACGCCGTGGCGCTGCTGATGGTGGGCGCCGTCTTGCTGGGGCTGCACGTCTCCTCCGACCGCCCCGCGGGGATCACCAGGGGCCAGTATTGGCTGGGCTTCTTCCTGACCCTCGGCGCCGCTGCGCTGTACGGGCTCATCCTGCCGCTGGTTGAGCTCGCGTACAAGTGCGCCGCGAGCGGCAGCCGCACCGTGACGTACGCGCTGGTGGTGGAGATGCAGCTGGTGATGGGCTTCTTCGCCACCGCGTTCTGCACCATCGGCATGATCGTCAACAAGGACTTTCAGGTGCGTGCTCCACGTGTCGCCTACCTGCTGCTCCTATACTAG
- the LOC133902386 gene encoding putative clathrin assembly protein At4g40080 produces MEPSPHNPKNQTDPVKPIRRLRSPQRLRISPPAARHEKAEATSFLPIPNLLAVHTLDVSSASAMGLKLRRLAASILSPGPASPTSAADAHHAVARATARHPSTAPPSAHHLDALLAFGRGSRLSAAALATALVDRLRAAASGDGDAAVALKCLIALRVLLARGAFILRDQLLAALVRHPASGRNPLALAAFPLGRSSFAAASWVRFSARLLELILLLPDAPANHAAEYLTALPNPHLVAEVAAFAAVVDAVRHAPPPPSSSPQPNALVWEAIRLAEEDRVAAERNIAARVQEMGERLDTLSLADAVELVCVLRRVEESAAAASPPEWKWAALDEGVVCAAWRLRERAEEVVMRRTVEERRVVRRDDGPSASARVLQPVRAGGGDAVRFRSTRWAGTVSAWR; encoded by the coding sequence ATGGAGCCTTCTCCGCATAATCCAAAGAACCAAACTGATCCAGTCAAACCGATCCGACGGCTGAGATCACCCCAGCGGTTGCGTATTAGCCCGCCCGCGGCCCGGCACGAGAAAGCTGAAGCCACGAGCTTCCTTCCGATCCCCAACCTCTTGGCAGTTCATACCCTCGACGTCTCCTCGGCGTCCGCCATGGGTCTCAAGCTCCGGCGGCTCGCGGCCAGCATCCTCTCCCCGGGCCCCGCATCCCCGACCTCCGCCGCCGACGCGCACCACGCAGTGGCACGCGCGACGGCGCGCCACCCTTCCACGGCCCCTCCCTCTGCGCACCACTTGGACGCGCTCCTCGCCTTCGGCCGCGGCTCGCGCCTCTCCGCCGCGGCGCTTGCCACGGCCCTCGTCGATCGCCTACGCGCCGCGGCATCGGGGGACGGCGACGCCGCGGTGGCGCTCAAGTGCCTCATCGCGCTCAGGGTCCTGCTCGCGCGGGGGGCGTTCATCCTCCGCGACCAGCTCCTCGCCGCGCTGGTCCGGCACCCCGCCTCGGGCCGCAACCCGCTCGCGCTCGCGGCCTTCCCGCTTGGCCGCTCCTCCTTCGCCGCCGCGTCGTGGGTCCGGTTCTCCGCGCGcctcctcgagctcatcctcctcctccccgacgccccGGCCAACCACGCCGCCGAGTACCTCACCGCGCTCCCAAACCCGCACCTCGTCGCCGAGGTCGCCGCCTTCGCGGCCGTCGTGGACGCCGTCCGCCACGCCCCgcctccgccttcctcctctccacaACCCAACGCCCTCGTCTGGGAAGCCATCCGGCTCGCCGAGGAGGACCGCGTCGCGGCGGAGCGGAACATCGCCGCGCGGGTCCAGGAGATGGGCGAGCGCCTCGACACGCTCTCCCTCGCCGACGCGGTGGAGCTGGTGTGCGTGCTGAGGCGGGTGGAggagagcgcggcggcggcgtccccGCCGGAGTGGAAGTGGGCGGCGCTGGACGAGGGCGTCGTGTGCGCGGCTTGGCGGCTCCGCGAGCGTGCGGAGGAGGTGGTGATGCGGAGGACGGTGGAGGAGAGGCGGGTTGTGCGGAGGGACGACGGGCCCAGCGCGTCCGCGCGCGTCCTCCAGCCGGTCCGCGCCGGTGGCGGCGACGCCGTCCGGTTCAGATCCACGCGGTGGGCTGGCACGGTCTCTGCATGGCGATAG